From Theileria annulata chromosome 1, complete sequence, *** SEQUENCING IN PROGRESS ***, one genomic window encodes:
- a CDS encoding uncharacterized protein (SMART 3 EGF (SM0181) domains at aa 23-60, E()=1.00e+01; 78-112, E()=1.47e+01; 117-156, E()=3.57e+01; 1 transmembrane domain at aa 191-213;~1 probable transmembrane helix predicted for TA09570 by TMHMM2.0 at aa 191-213) — protein MLIKLKCILIICLYIYLTYCELECDDNKCQQDSKCIKISLGQNEYNLCICNSGYTGWDCSIPIDYCNKHCRPLQKGISCKHTLCNQGNCINLLENPYYKCDCGAFYKGENCEIEDNPCSYQNPCGKGDCEFVPGINQINCKCYPGWTNIPNQTNTKYNWNGVDIYMTPPCLEEIKKGITGNAPILGPNSKVIWYVVLIISCIVFLWFSSTTLYELIGKKIHTN, from the exons atgttaataaaattgaaatgtatattaataatttgtttatatatttatttaacatATTGTGAATTAGAATGTgatgataataaatgtCAACAAGATTcaaaatgtattaaaatatcattaGGACAAAAcgaatataatttatgtatatGTAATTCTGGATATACTGGTTGGGATTGTTCTATACCAATTGATTATTGTAATAAACATTGTAGACCATTACAAAAAGGTATTTCATGTAAACATACATTATGTAATCAAG gaaattgtataaatttacttGAAAATCCATATTATAAATGTGATTGTGGTGCATTTTATAAAGGAGAAAATTGTGAAATAGAAGATAATCCTTGTAGTTATCAAAATCCTTGTGGTAAAGGAGATTGTGAATTTGTACCAGgaataaatcaaataaattgtaaatgTTATCCTGGATGGACTAATATACCAAATCAAACTAatactaaatataattgGAATGGTGTTGATATATATATGACACCACCTTGTCTAG aggaaattaaaaaagGAATTACTGGTAATGCACCAATACTTGGTCcaa ATTCTAAAGTTATTTGGTATGTTGTATTGATAATTTCTTGTATTGTTTTTTTATGGTTTAGTTCAACAACTTTATATGAATTAATTGGTAAAAAAATACATACCAATTGA
- a CDS encoding uncharacterized protein (Tap465h02.q1ca.C.cand.17 - score = 16.90;~SMART pfam:Acetyltransf (PF00583) at aa 222-304, E()=3.50e-03), whose translation MYQKNLSDIQIKLLKKKIKYNKKFTISGLKLIIKNLDSYEEYVNVYPIVQMVTRTNIYHSKEYIENMLTNPLYYPFIILLDSTENGVGLTDGRVGSGENGVDSTDNGVDSTEDGLSSKETGVDLKENRLGSSESGLSSREAGFYSNSVNSSDLTENRLNSTTYSLNLKENSLNLKENSLNSTESGLSSKETGFDSASVNPLDPSDISLNSTTNSLDLKEKELTLGSGIVTVGYFEIYLMPHLGRLFDSRLERVIVHPEYRKKGIFTYMLTFVIDFCKSTLMCNRIDLTSNNPIAERGYKTFQFEHINTNLYRKYL comes from the coding sequence atGTATCAAAAAAATTTGTCTgatatacaaataaaattattaaagaaaaaaataaaatataataagaaatttacaatttctggtttaaaattaattattaagaaTTTGGATTCTTATGAAGAATATGTTAATGTATATCCAATTGTACAAATGGTTACAAgaacaaatatatatcattCCAAAGAATATATCGAAAATATGTTAACAAATCCTTTATATTATCcttttataatattattagattctACAGAAAATGGAGTAGGTTTAACTGATGGTAGAGTAGGTTCAGGGGAGAATGGAGTAGATTCTACAGATAATGGAGTTGATTCTACAGAGGATGGTTTAAGTTCTAAGGAGACTGGAGTAGATTTAAAGGAGAATAGATTAGGTTCATCAGAGTCTGGATTGAGTTCAAGGGAGGCTGGATTCTACTCAAATTCTGTAAATTCATCCGACTTAACTGAAAATAGATTAAATTCTACAActtattcattaaatttaaaggaaaattcattaaatttaaaggaaaattcattaaattcaaCGGAGTCTGGATTGAGTTCAAAGGAGACTGGATTCGACTCAGCTTCTGTCAATCCATTGGATCCATCAGacatttcattaaattcaaCAACTAATTCATTGGATTTAAAGGAGAAGGAATTAACTTTAGGTTCTGGTATTGTAACGGTTGGTtattttgaaatatatttaatgcCACATTTGGGTAGATTATTTGATTCTCGATTAGAACGTGTAATAGTACATCCTGAATATAGAAAAAAAGGCATTTTTACATATATGTTAACATTTGTAATTGATTTTTGTAAATCAACACTCATGTGTAATAGAATTGATTTAACTTCAAATAATCCAATTGCTGAACGAGGTTATAAAACATTCCAATTCGAACatataaatacaaatttatatagaaaatatctttaa